In one window of Nocardioides panacisoli DNA:
- a CDS encoding IclR family transcriptional regulator → MAGNTREAGATVSRRVLSLLAAFDEDHRRLGLTELARRADLPLSTVHRLVGELVDFGALVRTPVGDYVLGRRMWDLGLLAPVQTGLREAASPHLHDLFAATGATVHLAVRDGLEVLYVDRLRGSTSVPIVSTIGSRLPLHTTGVGKVLLAHAPPEVRDAALGSLTAVTAYTITQPGLLRRQLARARREGWASTAEEMSPGACSVAVPVLQRDGVVAALGVVVPDLRRDRPRLVAGLDVAARGIERALRHLPAVAAPDS, encoded by the coding sequence ATGGCCGGGAACACGCGTGAGGCAGGCGCCACCGTCTCCCGGCGCGTCCTGTCGCTGCTCGCCGCCTTCGACGAGGACCACCGCCGGCTGGGACTCACCGAGCTCGCCCGCCGCGCCGACCTGCCGCTCTCCACCGTCCACCGCCTGGTCGGTGAGCTGGTGGACTTCGGCGCCCTCGTGCGCACCCCCGTCGGTGACTACGTCCTCGGCCGCCGGATGTGGGACCTGGGCCTGCTCGCGCCGGTGCAGACGGGCCTGCGCGAGGCGGCGTCACCGCACCTGCACGACCTGTTCGCCGCCACCGGCGCGACCGTGCACCTGGCCGTGCGCGACGGGCTCGAGGTGCTCTACGTCGACCGGCTCCGCGGCAGCACCTCGGTGCCGATCGTGAGCACCATCGGGTCGCGGCTCCCCCTGCACACGACCGGTGTGGGCAAGGTGCTCCTCGCCCACGCCCCACCCGAGGTCCGCGACGCCGCACTCGGGTCGCTGACCGCGGTGACGGCGTACACCATCACCCAGCCGGGGCTGCTGCGCCGCCAACTGGCACGGGCCCGTCGCGAGGGGTGGGCCAGCACGGCCGAGGAGATGAGCCCGGGCGCCTGCTCGGTCGCCGTGCCGGTGCTCCAGCGGGACGGCGTCGTGGCGGCCCTCGGTGTCGTGGTGCCCGACCTGCGGCGCGACCGGCCGCGCCTGGTCGCCGGCCTCGATGTCGCCGCCCGGGGCATCGAGCGCGCCCTGCGGCACCTGCCCGCGGTGGCAGCTCCCGACTCCTGA
- the pcaH gene encoding protocatechuate 3,4-dioxygenase subunit beta, with product MTTSPASVERDPVTGLPTQGVVSAEIEQIAEDHARAGVEETQPRLDYAPYRSSLLRHPTKSLHQVDPEGVELWAPCFGERDVDPLEADLTIQRGGEPIGERMVVTGRVLDGEGRPVRHQLVEVWQANAGGRYVHQRDQHPAPLDPHFTGVGRCLTDAEGWYRFTTIKPGPYPWRNHHNAWRPAHIHFSLFGTGFTQRLVTQMYFPGDPLFALDPIYQSIVDPRARARLVAAYDHDLTEHEWATGYRWDIVLTGTHRTPTDDDTDHEDEA from the coding sequence GTGACGACCTCTCCTGCCTCCGTCGAGCGCGACCCCGTGACCGGGTTGCCGACCCAGGGCGTGGTGTCGGCCGAGATCGAGCAGATCGCCGAGGACCACGCTCGTGCGGGCGTCGAGGAGACCCAGCCGCGGCTGGACTACGCGCCGTACCGCTCCAGCCTGCTCCGCCACCCGACCAAGTCGCTGCACCAGGTCGACCCCGAGGGCGTCGAGCTGTGGGCCCCGTGCTTCGGGGAGCGCGACGTCGACCCGCTCGAGGCGGACCTGACGATCCAGCGCGGCGGCGAGCCGATCGGCGAGCGGATGGTGGTGACCGGCCGGGTCCTCGACGGCGAGGGTCGGCCGGTGCGGCACCAGCTCGTCGAGGTCTGGCAGGCCAACGCCGGAGGACGCTACGTGCACCAGCGCGACCAGCATCCCGCGCCGCTGGACCCCCACTTCACCGGCGTCGGCCGATGCCTGACCGACGCCGAGGGCTGGTACCGCTTCACCACCATCAAGCCGGGGCCCTATCCGTGGCGCAACCACCACAACGCCTGGCGGCCGGCCCACATCCACTTCTCGCTGTTCGGCACCGGGTTCACCCAACGGCTCGTGACGCAGATGTACTTCCCGGGCGACCCGCTGTTCGCGCTGGACCCGATCTACCAGTCGATCGTCGACCCGCGGGCCCGCGCGCGGCTGGTGGCGGCGTACGACCACGACCTGACCGAGCACGAGTGGGCGACCGGCTACCGCTGGGACATCGTGCTGACCGGCACCCACCGCACGCCGACCGACGACGACACCGACCACGAGGACGAGGCATGA
- the pcaG gene encoding protocatechuate 3,4-dioxygenase subunit alpha yields MRSVETDVTPTPGQTVGPFFHYALPYDGDRDLVAPGTAGSVLLHGTVTDGAGAGMPDALVEIWQAAPDGRIPRRQGSLRRDGHTFTGFGRSTTDRTGRYAFTTLLPGGVDGGLPFFAMTVFARGLLHRLLTRAYLPLDGATPDALLSAVGEERAGTLVCVPDEDGLRFDIRLQGEGETVFLDHRGHSSA; encoded by the coding sequence ATGAGATCGGTCGAGACCGACGTGACCCCGACGCCCGGACAGACCGTCGGCCCATTCTTCCACTACGCGCTGCCCTACGACGGTGACCGTGACCTGGTGGCGCCCGGCACGGCGGGCTCGGTCCTGCTCCACGGCACGGTGACCGACGGGGCCGGGGCGGGCATGCCCGACGCGCTCGTCGAGATCTGGCAGGCGGCCCCGGACGGCCGCATCCCCCGGCGCCAGGGCTCGCTGCGCCGCGACGGCCACACCTTCACCGGGTTCGGCCGGTCCACGACCGACCGGACGGGCCGCTACGCCTTCACCACACTCCTGCCCGGCGGCGTCGACGGGGGACTGCCGTTCTTCGCCATGACCGTCTTCGCCCGCGGCCTGCTCCACCGCCTGCTCACGCGCGCCTACCTGCCGTTGGACGGCGCCACGCCGGACGCCCTGCTGTCCGCCGTCGGCGAGGAGCGGGCAGGGACCCTGGTGTGCGTGCCCGACGAGGACGGCCTGCGGTTCGACATCCGGCTGCAGGGCGAGGGGGAGACCGTGTTCCTCGACCATCGGGGACACTCGTCGGCGTGA